From a single Pseudophryne corroboree isolate aPseCor3 chromosome 6, aPseCor3.hap2, whole genome shotgun sequence genomic region:
- the LOC134932963 gene encoding uncharacterized protein LOC134932963 isoform X2, translated as MDANREFWAGFLDLYQTNECLWRVGTRDYANRGKKNLAYQQLARYSLVQDSGADIKWVKRKIQNLRTVFLKEHRKYKDSQRSGAGSDQIKKPTWYYDLMKFVLDEEPSGTARSTEEPNTPEMFEPEEEESVDPLSSRELDVEPAVDEPADQATVMPELEESEAEMGTPQPPARKRRRPAIPGRSVSSSRSDTFLRQAEEVLKNRPDRFEAIGDHLACELRAMNPTQQKYAQRLVYAIISHGQDDELTNHSGVVLDTRQVPSTSYAPPPTHPPMYSAPVIPPQQYPTYPAPGYQMPQSPFPGTSSGGVFTTLLSAHSTVQGDQNF; from the exons ATGGATGCAAACCGTGAGTTCTGGGCTGGATTCCTCGATCTATACCAGACCAATGAGTGCTTGTGGCGTGTGGGAACAAGGGATTACGCCAACAGAGGAAAGAAAAATCTGGCATACCAGCAATTGGCCAGGTACAGCCTTGTCCAAGATAGTGGTGCCGACATCAAGTGGGTGAAGAGGAAGATCCAGAATCTGAGGACAGTATTTCTTAAGGAGCACAGGAAATACAAAGATTCCCAACGTTCAGGAGCGGGGTCAGATCAAATCAAGAAGCCAACATGGTATTATGATTTGATGAAGTTCGTATTGGATGAGGAGCCTTCGGGGACAGCGCGGAGCACGGAGGAGCCGAACACGCCTGAGATGTTTGAGCCTGAGGAAGAGGAGAGTGTGGATCCG CTGTCTTCGAGGGAGCTGGACGTGGAACCTGCAGTGGATGAGCCGGCAGACCAAGCCACTGTAATGCCGGAGCTGGAGGAAAGTGAGGCGGAGATGGGAACGCCCCAGCCTCCGGCTAGAAAGAGACGCCGGCCGGCTATCCCTGGAAGATCTGTCTCGTCCAGCAGGTCAGATACATTTCTGAGGCAGGCAGAGGAGGTCCTAAAAAACAGACCGGATAGATTTGAAGCTATTGGAGACCATTTAGCCTGTGAGTTGCGGGCCATGAACCCCACTCAGCAAAAATACGCCCAGCGTCTGGTATATGCCATTATATCACATGGCCAGGATGATGAATTGACCAACCACAGTGGCGTTGTGTTAGATACCAGACAGGTGCCTAGTACATCTTATgcccctcccccaactcacccTCCCATGTATTCTGCGCCGGTAATTCCTCCTCAACAATACCCCACATATCCTGCTCCGGGTTACCAAATGCCACAATCCCCCTTCCCTGGCACCTCTTCAGGTGGAGTGTTCACCACTCTGTTGAGTGCACACTCCACTGTTCAAGGCGACCaaaatttttaa
- the LOC134932963 gene encoding uncharacterized protein LOC134932963 isoform X1, giving the protein MYSRAPRSGSPGVAGSDAHLMLAMPGLCGDMDANREFWAGFLDLYQTNECLWRVGTRDYANRGKKNLAYQQLARYSLVQDSGADIKWVKRKIQNLRTVFLKEHRKYKDSQRSGAGSDQIKKPTWYYDLMKFVLDEEPSGTARSTEEPNTPEMFEPEEEESVDPLSSRELDVEPAVDEPADQATVMPELEESEAEMGTPQPPARKRRRPAIPGRSVSSSRSDTFLRQAEEVLKNRPDRFEAIGDHLACELRAMNPTQQKYAQRLVYAIISHGQDDELTNHSGVVLDTRQVPSTSYAPPPTHPPMYSAPVIPPQQYPTYPAPGYQMPQSPFPGTSSGGVFTTLLSAHSTVQGDQNF; this is encoded by the exons AGACATGGATGCAAACCGTGAGTTCTGGGCTGGATTCCTCGATCTATACCAGACCAATGAGTGCTTGTGGCGTGTGGGAACAAGGGATTACGCCAACAGAGGAAAGAAAAATCTGGCATACCAGCAATTGGCCAGGTACAGCCTTGTCCAAGATAGTGGTGCCGACATCAAGTGGGTGAAGAGGAAGATCCAGAATCTGAGGACAGTATTTCTTAAGGAGCACAGGAAATACAAAGATTCCCAACGTTCAGGAGCGGGGTCAGATCAAATCAAGAAGCCAACATGGTATTATGATTTGATGAAGTTCGTATTGGATGAGGAGCCTTCGGGGACAGCGCGGAGCACGGAGGAGCCGAACACGCCTGAGATGTTTGAGCCTGAGGAAGAGGAGAGTGTGGATCCG CTGTCTTCGAGGGAGCTGGACGTGGAACCTGCAGTGGATGAGCCGGCAGACCAAGCCACTGTAATGCCGGAGCTGGAGGAAAGTGAGGCGGAGATGGGAACGCCCCAGCCTCCGGCTAGAAAGAGACGCCGGCCGGCTATCCCTGGAAGATCTGTCTCGTCCAGCAGGTCAGATACATTTCTGAGGCAGGCAGAGGAGGTCCTAAAAAACAGACCGGATAGATTTGAAGCTATTGGAGACCATTTAGCCTGTGAGTTGCGGGCCATGAACCCCACTCAGCAAAAATACGCCCAGCGTCTGGTATATGCCATTATATCACATGGCCAGGATGATGAATTGACCAACCACAGTGGCGTTGTGTTAGATACCAGACAGGTGCCTAGTACATCTTATgcccctcccccaactcacccTCCCATGTATTCTGCGCCGGTAATTCCTCCTCAACAATACCCCACATATCCTGCTCCGGGTTACCAAATGCCACAATCCCCCTTCCCTGGCACCTCTTCAGGTGGAGTGTTCACCACTCTGTTGAGTGCACACTCCACTGTTCAAGGCGACCaaaatttttaa